Proteins from one bacterium genomic window:
- a CDS encoding SDR family oxidoreductase, producing MSARFDFTGKKVIVTGASRGIGAEVARGFIASGAKVAAAGRDTERLAAIAGPADRVRAFPFDLGELELLPSVLGEIVSWLGGCDVFVNAAAYPLLKDPLTLDAADWDLTLRVNLIGPYLCIKELIGPLKQSGNGRIILFGSVAGKTGGLGANMAYSASKGGVFAMTFNLARELAKSGVTVNCLTPGPTETKMMLSFPDEVLERTIAAHPLGRLGRPEEIAPAALFLASEEAAHITGHAFDVNGGFYTR from the coding sequence AAGAAGGTCATCGTCACCGGCGCCTCGAGGGGGATTGGCGCCGAGGTGGCGCGGGGGTTCATCGCCTCGGGGGCGAAGGTGGCCGCCGCCGGAAGGGACACAGAGCGCCTCGCGGCCATCGCGGGCCCCGCCGATCGGGTGCGGGCCTTCCCCTTCGATCTGGGCGAGTTGGAACTCCTCCCCAGTGTCCTCGGCGAGATTGTGAGCTGGCTCGGTGGGTGCGACGTCTTCGTGAACGCGGCGGCCTATCCGCTGCTGAAAGACCCATTGACCCTCGATGCCGCCGACTGGGACCTCACCTTGCGCGTCAACCTGATCGGGCCCTACCTCTGCATCAAGGAACTGATCGGGCCGCTCAAACAGTCTGGAAACGGGCGGATCATTCTCTTCGGCTCCGTCGCCGGGAAAACGGGCGGCCTCGGGGCAAACATGGCCTACAGCGCCTCGAAGGGGGGTGTTTTCGCGATGACCTTCAACCTCGCGCGCGAGTTGGCCAAGAGCGGCGTCACGGTGAACTGCCTGACGCCCGGCCCCACGGAAACCAAGATGATGCTTTCCTTCCCCGATGAGGTGCTCGAGCGGACCATCGCCGCCCATCCGCTGGGGAGGTTGGGACGGCCCGAGGAGATCGCCCCGGCGGCCCTTTTTCTCGCGAGCGAGGAGGCGGCCCACATCACCGGCCATGCGTTCGATGTGAACGGCGGATTTTACACGAGGTAA
- a CDS encoding sulfurtransferase, giving the protein MTSEGYVNPDLIWSSQQLQERLDDPNLRIIDARPGERYAMGHIPGARHFNIYALNCDDTDDAPLQSFMRMWAFLLGQRGVSFENTIVFYDEDTGNTCVRGFWFLEYFGHSDVHVLNGGYAAWQRAGLEVTRDAEVPEPSAFRYEPRPERLATYRHVLEAIEDADKAILDTRSAAEWEGTRVLAKRGGAVPGAVHQEWLAHLTPDREMKSAEELRAQFEALGVTPDKEVIPYCQTGYRSAHAYFALRLLGYPRVRNYVGSWNEWGNREGVPI; this is encoded by the coding sequence ATGACATCCGAAGGCTATGTGAATCCCGATCTGATATGGAGCTCGCAGCAGCTTCAGGAGCGGCTCGATGATCCCAACCTGCGGATCATCGACGCCCGGCCCGGTGAGCGCTACGCGATGGGGCACATTCCCGGAGCACGCCACTTCAACATCTACGCCCTGAACTGCGACGACACCGACGATGCCCCCCTGCAGTCCTTCATGCGGATGTGGGCGTTCCTCCTTGGGCAAAGGGGAGTGAGCTTCGAGAACACGATCGTCTTCTACGACGAGGACACGGGAAACACCTGCGTGCGCGGCTTCTGGTTTCTCGAGTATTTCGGCCACAGCGATGTCCACGTCCTCAACGGGGGCTATGCCGCCTGGCAGCGGGCCGGGCTGGAAGTCACGCGCGATGCGGAAGTTCCAGAACCGAGCGCCTTCAGGTACGAACCGCGTCCGGAGCGCCTCGCCACCTACCGCCACGTCCTCGAAGCCATCGAGGATGCGGACAAGGCCATCCTCGACACGCGCTCGGCGGCAGAATGGGAGGGCACCCGCGTTCTCGCCAAGCGCGGCGGCGCCGTCCCCGGCGCTGTCCACCAGGAATGGCTCGCCCACCTGACCCCCGATCGGGAGATGAAGAGCGCCGAAGAGCTAAGAGCCCAGTTCGAGGCGCTGGGCGTCACCCCGGACAAGGAGGTCATCCCCTATTGCCAGACCGGCTACCGCTCGGCGCACGCCTATTTCGCCCTTCGCCTCCTCGGCTACCCGCGGGTGCGGAACTATGTCGGCTCCTGGAACGAATGGGGCAACCGCGAGGGGGTGCCCATC